Proteins encoded together in one Telopea speciosissima isolate NSW1024214 ecotype Mountain lineage chromosome 4, Tspe_v1, whole genome shotgun sequence window:
- the LOC122657444 gene encoding F-actin-capping protein subunit alpha has protein sequence MADEESQELSEKQKKEIAKWFLVNSPAGEIQYVAKDIRSILKDENVYKMAVSEAFPLYNKAHLISLEMSNRSGEVLVTSFGELSDNEYLDPRTAQVAMVDHIKQTCINVRHATDEELPSVYIEEFRCALDAEVIKYVGELYPKGVCSVYCVNGKDVEGPGSNFELTVVISAARNSPQNFCNGNWRSIWNIGFKDDVQMIEVRGKIQVGAHYFEEGNVQLDTEHECMDSTIFQLPEDCAIAVANIIRHHETEYMASLEVSYAKLPDTTFKDLRRKLPVTRTLFPWHNTLQISVTRDITKELGIGK, from the exons ATGGCcgacgaagaatctcaagagCTAAGCGAGAAGCAGAAGAAAGAGATCGCCAAATGGTTCCTCGTAAACTCTCCCGCCGGAGAGATCCAATACGTCGCCAAAG ATATTAGATCCATTTTAAAGGACGAAAATGTCTATAAAATGGCTGTTTCGGAAGCATTTCCTCTTTATAACAAAGCACATTTGATATCCCTTGAAATGTCTAACAGAAGCGGAGAG GTGCTTGTTACATCATTTGGTGAACTCAGTGATAATGAATATCTTGATCCTAGAACTGCCCAAGTTGCCATGGTCGACCACATCAAACAA ACTTGTATAAATGTAAGACATGCTACTGATGAGGAGCTCCCATCCGTCTATATTGAAGAGTTTCG ATGTGCTCTGGATGCAGAAGTCATCAAATATGTTGGTGAATTGTATCCAAAAGGTGTCTGCTCAGTTTACTGTGTTAATGGAAAAGATGTGGAAGGACCAGGATCAAATTTTGAACTCACAGTGGTTATTTCTGCTGCAAGAAACAGCCCCCAAAATTTTTG CAATGGAAATTGGCGCTCAATCTGGAATATTGGATTTAAGGATGATGTGCAAATGATAGAAGTAAGAGGTAAAATACAG GTGGGGGCCCACTATTTTGAAGAAGGGAATGTTCAACTGGACACTGAACATGAATGCATGGATTCAACTATTTTTCAG CTCCCTGAAGATTGTGCAATTGCTGTAGCAAACATTATTCGCCACCATGAAACTGAGTATATGGCATCTCTTGAG GTGTCCTATGCAAAATTGCCGGATACAACTTTCAAG GACCTTCGGAGGAAGCTTCCTGTCACTCGTACCCTGTTTCCATGGCATAACACTTTGCAAATTAGTGTCACCAGAGATATTACAAAAGAACTTGGAATTGGGAAGTGA
- the LOC122657445 gene encoding TOG array regulator of axonemal microtubules protein 2, producing MALRSLDNALPIVPERPKKLAKAAVCIPKSSDLGVNDENKVPMPAAGTGDSAIDYIASDDLKPIEDPETKIQTLMEELDSKDWMKVCESLNHARGFAIHHPSFLLPILDKVMLVMVKSTNNPRSALCKVSIMASSDIFKSFGEKIVSSDAFDPLLLQLLLKASQDKKFVREEAEKALQGMVESLPPLALLNKLLVCVTHSNLRIRAKAAVSISKCVSKMGLEGMKEFGLVSLIQVAADLLNDRLPEARDAARSTVILIYEAVIQGEEQNDHDGLSPMELWQSFCCSNLTAIQAQSMTKIIPS from the exons ATGGCTCTCAGATCGCTAGACAATGCTCTTCCAATTGTACCTGAAAGGCCCAAAAAACTCGCAAAAGCCGCCGTTTGCATCCCAAAATCATCGGATTTGGGCGTGAATGATGAAAACAAGGTTCCAATGCCAGCAGCGGGAACTGGTGATTCGGCAATTGATTATATTGCTTCAGATGATCTCAAACCCATTGAAGATCCCGAAACCAAGATTCAA ACTTTGATGGAGGAATTAGATTCAAAAGACTGGATGAAAGTGTGCGAGTCACTGAACCATGCCAGAGGATTTGCGATCCATCACCCATCATTTCTGCTCCCGATTTT GGATAAAGTGATGTTGGTGATGGTGAAATCGACGAATAATCCTAGAAGCGCTTTGTGCAAGGTCTCCATCATGGCTTCCTCCGATATCTTCAAATCCTTCGGGGAGAAGATAGTATCATCCGATGCCTTTGACCCTTTG CTGCTCCAGCTTCTGCTGAAGGCGTCTCAGGATAAAAAATTTGTGCgagaagaagcagaaaaggCGCTGCAAGGAATGGTGGAGTCCTTGCCCCCTCTTGCTTTGCTTAATAAGCTCCTGGTTTGTGTCACGCACTCCAACCTCAGAATCAGAGCAAAAGCTGCTGTCTCCATCTCAAAATGCGTCTCCAAGATG GGACTGGAAGGAATGAAGGAATTCGGCTTGGTTTCGTTGATCCAAGTTGCAGCGGATTTGTTGAATGACAGACTACCGGAAGCACGAGATGCAGCTCGGAGCACCGTGATTTTGATATACGAAGCAGTTATTCAAGGGGAGGAGCAGAATGATCATGATGGACTGTCTCCCATGGAGTTGTGGCAGAGCTTCTGCTGTTCTAACTTGACAGCCATTCAAGCTCAGTCCATGACTAAAATAATCCCTTCTTAG